A section of the Drosophila subobscura isolate 14011-0131.10 chromosome A, UCBerk_Dsub_1.0, whole genome shotgun sequence genome encodes:
- the LOC117903193 gene encoding uncharacterized protein LOC117903193 has protein sequence MQQKVEEKIDPLTRIQEEIKEVVRREEEYRQLATLSTKGGTVSSPPIQGDEFETYTINGNGNGNDFIEPQGQEQLMNLGENEEEREQDQGVLVTAQPALAAGPTLVLLLPIDEHSNTHSLASSVNSTKEESLDGQHSDDSGISASSQGNNNNNLVKQLQPLKLTVVSRQEQRYIGPNCYNMTPEPPQQKLMARTISTPQLNGLQQKRQFAFSGSTKGVMQRFIASHGKVGSSSTLSSPSSPLTLSNGSSGNVNGNVIGSTQTALKLNARSALAFLETGGNNSPTVTLSPTAIERDSEGRPLRRGYVPVEQKIQRELQDLKSRETELKRLRKLYRQNTLRASQDKLVLCTDDEADGEADDDEDSEEEHCYGPGKLRHAQSTQELDRNGNEHEIVHNSQRVASGYVYITSTGNGNENATCNGGMRPAMSLAQLCDLTPEEAPSSHRLIAQWESLIKKNAEGGAAIEAVI, from the exons AAAATCGATCCCCTGACACGCATTCAGGAGGAGATCAAGGAAGTGGTGAGACGCGAGGAGGAGTACCGTCAGCTGGCTACGCTCTCCACCAAGGGTGGCACTGTCAGTTCGCCCCCCATTCAGGGGGACGAATTCGAGACGTACACGATtaatggcaacggcaatggcaacgactTCATTGAGCCACAGGGACAAGAGCAGTTGATGAATCTAGGCGAGAATGAGGAGGAGCGAGAGCAGGACCAGGGTGTTCTGGTCACGGCCCAGCCGGCTTTGGCGGCTGGACCGaccttggtgctgctgctgcccatcgACGAGCACTCGAACACACACTCGCTGGCATCCAGCGTCAACAGCACCAAGGAGGAGAGCCTCGATGGACAACACTCTGACGACTCCGGCATATCGGCTTCCTCCcagggcaacaacaacaacaatctggtgaagcagctgcagccgctgaaACTGACGGTGGTGAGCCGCCAGGAGCAGCGCTACATCGGACCAAATTGCTACAACATGACCCCGGAGCCGCCCCAGCAGAAGCTGATGGCACGCACCATCTCCACGCCACAGCTGAACGGAttgcagcagaagcggcagtTTGCCTTTAGCGGCTCCACCAAGGGGGTGATGCAGCGCTTCATCGCCTCACACGGCAAGGTAGGGTCCAGTAGCACCCTGAGCAGCCCATCCTCTCCACTGACCCTATCCAACGGCAGCAGTGGTAACGTTAATGGGAACGTGATCGGCAGCACTCAGACGGCACTAAAGCTGAACGCCCGCAGCGCCCTGGCCTTCCTGGAGACGGGCGGTAACAACTCGCCCACGGTAACCCTGTCGCCAACGGCCATTGAACGGGACTCGGAGGGTCGACCCTTGCGCCGCGGTTATGTGCCCGTAGAGCAAAAGATACAGCGCGAGCTGCAGGACCTCAAGTCTAGAGAGACGGAGCTGAAGCGTCTGCGCAAACTGTACAGACAGAACACCCTCAGGGCATCGCAAGACAAGCT AGTACTGTGCACAGATGATGAGGCCGATGGAGAGGCGGATGACGATGAGGACTCCGAGGAGGAGCATTGCTATGGCCCGGGAAAACTTCGCCATGCCCAGTCCACGCAGGAGCTTGACAGAAATGG AAATGAGCATGAGATTGTCCACAATTCGCAAAGGGTAGCCTCTGGATATGTCTATATCACGTcaactggaaatggaaatgagaaTGCCACCTGCAATGGAGGCATGCGTCCGGCCATGTCGTTGGCCCAGCTCTGTGATCTGACGCCGGAGGAGGCCCCCTCGTCCCACCGCCTCATCGCACAGTGGGAGAGCCTGATCAAAAAGAACGCCGAGGGCGGAGCAGCAATCGAAGCGGTCATCTAA